A genome region from Oncorhynchus gorbuscha isolate QuinsamMale2020 ecotype Even-year linkage group LG26, OgorEven_v1.0, whole genome shotgun sequence includes the following:
- the LOC124016538 gene encoding E3 ubiquitin-protein ligase TRIM35-like: MALRPRASSQPGKPSFLQSPKVVMALRPRAVSSHSGSMLEDELTCSVCCEIFRDPVVLKCTHSFCRACLQQFWNQKKARRECPVCRRKCSLTEPTVSLALKNVADTFFREQRSHGEAGGGPDRGGVPVKSEAKCHTHGEVLKLFCQDDAEVLCCVCHTSKRHQGHCVIPLEEGAQELKEEMKKELIPLKKSLRGLYEAKQECDDTTVHIKSQTQQTENHIREAFEQLRQFLQNEEEARIAILREEDEQKRHLVRKKTEGITADILTLSHAIIAIDNDIASSDALFLQNYRNTKKRAVIPQKGPEEISGAMINVAKHVSSLKYKVWEKMVGLVEYTPVTLDPNTAYSWLSLNKDLTSVTNSGHVQVLPDNPERFDHFVFVLGSEGFTTGCHAWEVEVGDKDDWMLGVVKESINRKGRISGCPEGGLWMISHCEGEYMAVTRPRTHLKLTGELKRVRVQLDYESGEVTFSNPVNMMSIYTFNDFFTERMFPFFCPGANINGNNPGPLKICPVKVAVWNSATW, encoded by the exons ATGGCGCTGCGCCCACGGGCTTCCTCCCAGCCTGGGAAACCTTCGTTCTTACAGAGCCCCAAGGTGGTCATGGCTCTGCGGCCCAGGGCCGTGTCCTCTCACTCGGGCTCCATGCTGGAGGATGAGCTAACCTGCTCTGTGTGCTGCGAGATCTTCAGGGACCCTGTGGTGCTCAAGTGCACCCACAGCTTCTGCCGGGCCTGCCTGCAGCAGTTCTGGAACCAGAAGAAGGCGAGGCGCGAGTGTCCCGTGTGCCGCAGGAAGTGTTCCCTGACGGAGCCCACAGTGAGCCTGGCTCTGAAGAACGTGGCCGATACCTTCTTCAGGGAGCAGAGGAGCCATGGCGAGGCGGGCGGGGGGCCAGACAGAGGGGGCGTCCCAGTGAAGTCTGAGGCAAAGTGCCACACACACGGGGAGGTGCTGAAGCTGTTCTGCCAGGATGATGCCGAGgtgctctgctgtgtgtgtcACACGTCTAAGAGGCACCAGGGCCACTGTGTGATCCCACTGGAGGAGGGGGCCCAGGAGCTCAAG GAAGAAATGAAGAAAGAATTGATCCCTCTGAAGAAGAGCCTCCGTGGCCTCTATGAAGCCAAGCAGGAGTGTGATGACACAACTGTGCACATCAAG AGCCAGACCCAGCAGACAGAGAATCACATCAGAGAGGCGTTTGAGCAGCTCAGGCAGTTCCTTCAGAATGAGGAGGAAGCCAGGATAGCTATTCTACGGGAGGAAGATGAGCAGAAGAGACATCTGGtgaggaagaagacagagggcATCACGGCAGACATCCTCACCCTCTCTCATGCCATCATCGCTATTGATAATGACATAGCCTCcagtgatgctcttttcctcCAG AACTACAGAAACACAAAGAAAAG AGCTGTGATACCTCAGAAGGGTCCAGAGGAGATCTCCGGTGCTATGATCAACGTGGCGAAGCATGTCAGCTCCCTCAAGTACAAGGTCTGGGAGAAGATGGTGGGGCTGGTGGAGTACA CTCCTGTGACTCTGGATCCTAACACGGcctactcctggctctctctgaaCAAGGACCTGACCAGTGTGACCAACAGTGGTCATGTGCAGGTGCTCCCAGACAACCCAGAGCGTTTTGACCACTTCGTGTTCGTCCTTGGCTCTGAGGGCTTCACCACCGGCTGCCACGCCTGGGAGGTAGAGGTGGGGGACAAGGACGACTGGATGCTGGGTGTGGTCAAGGAGTCCATTAACAGGAAGGGACGGATCTCAGGCTGCCCTGAGGGTGGCTTGTGGATGATCTCCCACTGCGAGGGTGAGTATATGGCCGTGACCCGGCCACGCACCCATCTCAAACTGACAGGGGAGCTGAAGAGGGTCAGGGTGCAGCTGGACTACGAGTCTGGGGAGGTGACCTTCTCCAACCCTGTTAATATGATGTCCATCTACACCTTCAATGATTTCTTCACTGAGAGGATGTTCCCCTTCTTCTGCCCTGGAGCCAACATCAACGGCAACAACCCCGGCCCGCTGAAGATCTGCCCGGTCAAAGTGGCTGTGTGGAACAGCGCCACCTGGTGA